DNA sequence from the Streptomyces tsukubensis genome:
CGAAGCGGATCGGCTCTCCGTGCTCCAGCCGGATCACCGCCTCCTCGGCCTGCTGCTTGTCCTTGAGGACTTCGAAGGCACCGTCGTTGAAGATATTGCAGTTCTGGTAGATCTCGACCAGCGCCGTGCCCTCGTGGTCGGCGGCGGCACGCAGCACCGAGGTGAGGTGCTTGCGGTCGGAGTCGACCGTCCGGGCGACGAAGGTGGCCTCCGCGCCCAGCGCCAGCGACACCGGGTTGAAGGGGGCGTCCAGGGAGCCCATCGGGGTCGACTTGGTGATCTTGCCGACCTCGGAGGTGGGGCTGTACTGGCCCTTGGTCAGTCCGTAGATCCGGTTGTTGAAGAGGAGGATCTTCAGATTGACGTTCCGCCGGAGGGCGTGGATGAGGTGGTTGCCGCCGATGGAGAGCGCGTCGCCGTCACCGGTGACCACCCAGACGCTCAGATCGCGGCGGGACGAGGAGAGCCCGGTCGCGATGGCCGGCGCCCGGCCGTGGATGGAGTGCATCCCGTAGGTGTTCATGTAGTACGGGAAACGGGAGGAGCAGCCGATCCCGGAGACGAAGACGATGTTCTCCTTGGCGAGACCGAGCTCGGGCATGAAGCCCTGGACGGCCGCCAGGATCGCGTAGTCACCGCAGCCGGGGCACCAGCGGACTTCCTGGTCCGACTTGAAGTCCTTCATGGACTGCTTGGCCTCGGCCTTGGGCACCAGGGAGAGCAGACCGGAAGCGGCGCCGGTCCCGGGGGGCACGGCACCCGCGGCGGCCGGAGCCGCCGGCGCGGTCGCGGGATGCGCGGCGGTCTCAGTCATCAATGGCCTCCTTGAGAACCGTGGCCAGCTGCTCGGCCTTGAACGGCATGCCGTTGACCTGGTTGAAGCTGTGCGCGTCGACGAGGTACTTCGCCCGGATCAGGGTGGCGAGCTGCCCCAGGTTCATCTCCGGCACCACCACCTTGCGGTAACGCCCGAGCACCTCGCCCAGGTTCCCCGGGAAGGGGTTCAGATGACGCAGATGGGCCTGGGCGATCGGCTCGCCCGCGGCCCGCAGCCGTCGGACCGCGGCGGTGATCGGGCCGTACGTCGAGCCCCAGCCGAGCACCAGGGTGGTCGCGCCGTCCGGGTCGTCGACCTCCAGATCGGGCACGGCGACTCCGTCGATCTTGGCCTGGCGGGTGCGGACCATGAAGTCGTGGTTGGCCGGGTCGTACGAGATATTGCCCGTGCCGTCCTGCTTCTCGATGCCGCCGATCCGGTGTTCGAGGCCCGGGGTGCCTGGCACGGCCCAGGGGCGGGCCAGCGTCTCGGGGTCCCGCTTGTAGGGCCAGAAGACCTCGGTGCCGTCGGCGAGTTCGTGGTTGGGGCCGGTCGCGAAGCGGACCCGCAGATCGGGCAGCTCGTCCGGCTCCGGGACCCGCCACGGCTCGGAGCCGTTGGCCAGATAGCCGTCCGAGAGCAGGAAGACCGGGGTCCGGTACGCGAGGGCGATCCGGGCGGCGTCGATGGCCGCGTCGAAGCAGTCGGCGGGCGTGCGGGGGGCGACCACCGGCACCGGCGCCTCGCCGTTCCGCCCGTACATCGCCTGGAGCAGATCCGCCTGCTCGGTCTTGGTGGGCAGACCGGTGGAGGGACCGCCGCGCTGGATGTCCACGATCAGCAGCGGCAGCTCCAGGGAGACCGCCAGGCCGATCGTCTCGGACTTCAGCGCCACACCGGGCCCGGAGGTCGTCGTCACCGCCAGCGAACCGCCGAACGCGGCACCGAGCGCCGCGCCGATCCCGGCGATCTCGTCCTCCGCCTGGAAGGTCCGCACACCGAAGTTCTTGTGCTTGGACAGCTCGTGGAGGATGTCGGAGGCCGGAGTGATCGGGTAGGAGCCCAGGTAGAGCGGCAGATCCGCCTGCCGGGCGGCGGCGATCAGTCCCAGTGAGAGGGCGAGGTTGCCGGAGATGTTCCGGTAGGTGCCGGTGGGGAAGGCCTTGGTGGCGGGCGCCACCTCGTAGGAGACGGCGAAGTCCTCCGTCGTCTCGCCGAAGTTCCAGCCGGCCCGGAAGGCGGCGATATTGGCCTCGGCGATCTGCGGCTTCTTGGCGAACTTGGTCCGCAGGAAGCTCTCCGTGCCCTCGGTGGGGCGGTGGTACATCCAGCTCAGCAGCCCCAGCGCGAACATGTTCTTGCTGCGCTCGGCCTCCTTGCGGGAGAGCCCGAAGTCCTTCAGCGCCTCGATGGTCAGCGTCGTCAGCGGCACCGGGTGGACGTTGTAGGCGTCGAGGGTGCCGTCCTCCAGTGGGGAGGCCTCGTAGCCGACCTTGGCCATCGCCCGCTTGGCGAACTCGTCCGTGTTGACGATGATCTCGCCACCGCGCGGCACATCGGCGAGGTTCGCCTTGAGCGCGGCCGGGTTCATCGCGACCAGCACATTGGGCGCGTCGCCGGGGGTGAGGATGTCGTGGTCGGCGAAGTGCAGCTGGAAGCTGGAGACGCCGGGCAGGGTTCCGGCAGGGGCACGGATCTCGGCCGGGAAGTTCGGCAGCGTGGAGAGGTCGTTCCCGAAGGAAGCGGTCTCGGAGGTGAAACGGTCTCCCGTGAGCTGCATACCGTCACCGGAGTCGCCCGCGAACCGGATGATCACCCGGTCCAGCTTGCGGACCTCCTTCACCGGCGCCACGCCTTCACCGCCGGCCGGAGCGGAGCCCGCTCCGGCCGCGGAGGCGCGTGGTCCACCGACAACCGCCTCGGTGGCGTCTCCGGCCCCGCTGACCCCGTCGGCCTCGTCGGCATGCTCGGCTGGGCTACTGACCTGGCTGGTCACTGAACTGGACCTCCCTTGAGGCGGCTGCTGGGGCCGGCCGTCCCACTGGCCGTTCCACGAGCAACCCTACGTCGGTAAGGGTCACCTTCCCCGTGCCGCTCATATGCTGGACTGGAATGTGAGACGCCTCTTTGTCCTGGTCTGTCATACTTCACCCCGCCTCGGGGGTTGGCCGGGCTGGACACTCCCGGCTCGTACTTTGGTAGTAGGACCCGTCCCGCCATGCGGTATCTGACGGGCCCTCAGCCCGCTAGGAATTGAGATAGGTGAGTACGGCCAGCACTCGGCGGTGATCCCCGTCACTGGGGGAGAGCCCGAGCTTCTGGAAGATGTTGCTCACGTGCTTCTCGACCGCACCCTCGCTCACCACCAGCTGCTTCGCGATCGCCGAGTTCGTCCGCCCCTCGGCCATCAGACCGAGGACCTCCCGCTCCCGCGGTGTCAGTCTGACCAGCACGTCCTGCTTACGGCTGCGGCCCAGCAGCTGGGCCACGACCTCGGGGTCCAGCGCGGTCCCCCCGCCGGCCACCCGCACCACCGCGTCCACGAACTCGCGGACCTCGGCGACCCGGTCCTTCAGCAGATAGCCCACGCCCCGGCTGCTGCCCGCCAGCAGCTCCGTCGCGTACCGCTCCTCCACATACTGGGAGAGGACGAGGACCCCTATGCCCGGATGGTCACGGCGCAGCCGCACCGCCGCCCGGACCCCCTCGTCCGTATGCGTCGGCGGCATCCGCACATCGGCCACCACCACGTCCGGCAGCGTCCCCGCAGCGGCAAGATCGCCCACCGTCTTGACCAGCGCGTCACCGTCGCCCACCCCGGCGACCACGTCATGGCCGCGGTCGGTCAGCAGCCTCGTCAGCCCTTCGCGGAGCAGTACCGAATCCTCGGCGATGACCACCCGCACCCTGTTGTCTTCCACCACAGCCCCGTTCCCCCACACGTTCGATCCGTCCCGGCCCGTCTGCTTGCGACCACCAGCATCCCAGTATCGGGACGGACCCGGGAAAGCCTGTGGATAACTCACCGGCTCAGGGGGAACCGGGGGCCGGAGAGGAACGGTGTAGGGGGCAAGGGGCGCAGTGCCCCGGGGCGAGTACCTGCGCTTGGCGGGGGAAGGGGGCGGGTGCCCTACGGGACCGTACGCCGGAGAGCCGGTGCATTACCGTGCGACGGCCGCACGGTAATGCACCGGCTCAAGGGCCGCGCCGCCCGAGGCGATGCCCGGCTGTCCCGGCGGCCGGACACCGGTCCTGCACGGCCGGGCGTCACCCCCGCCAGGGCAGCTCCGCGGTCACCGTGGTCGGCCCGCCGACCGGGGAGTCGACCGCGAGAACGCCGTCCACCGAATCCAGCCGCTCCGCCAGCCCCGCGAGCCCACTGCCCGCGGTCACATCGGCACCGCCCTGCCCGTCGTCGCCGACCTGAATCATGAGCCGGTTCTCCGACCGCCACACCTCGACGGTCGCCTTGCGGGCCCGGGAGTGCTTGCTGACGTTCTGCAGCAGCTCCGAGACGGTGAAGTAGGCGATGCCTTCGATCGCCGCGGCCGGCCGCGAGTCCAGATCCACATCCACCGACACCGGGACGGTGCAGCGGGAGGCGACGGAGGAGAGCGCGGCGTCGAGTCCGCGATCGGTGAGAACGGCCGGGTGGATACCGCGGGCCAGATCGCGCAGCTCCTGAAGGGCGATCTTGACCTCGCCGTGGGCCTCGTCGACCATCGCCGCCGCGGCGTCCGGGTCCTCCAGCAGCTTCTCCTTCGCCAGCCCGAGGTCCATGGCGAGGGCCACCAGCCTGGCCTGGGCGCCGTCGTGCAGATCACGCTCTATTCGGCGCAGGTCCGCGGCGGCGGTGTCGACCACGATCCCCCGGTCCGACTCCAGCTCCACCACCCGCTCCGCCAGCTTCGACGGCCCCAGCAGCCCCGAGACCATGATCCGGTCCACGTAGGCGAAGCCCCGGATCAGCCACGCCGTGACCAGCACCGTCGCCAGACCGGCCACCGAGGTCGCGGCCATCTCGAACGGCGTGTCCAGGAACAGCTCCGTGTCCTTGCCGTCGCCGTAGATCATGATGCCCGGCTGGTCCCAGTAGGTCGGGAACATCCACCGCCACAGCGGATACAGCAGCAGCGACCAGCCCGTGAGCCATGCCGTCAGCACGACCGTGAAGGACGTCACCGCCCACGGGAAGTGCAGCAGCGAGTAGAGCAGATGCCGCCAGGACGACCCGCTCTTGAGCACCGCGCCGATCCACGACATCAGCCCGTTGCTACGGGGCCGCAGGGGCTCCGGCGAGTCCACGTCGAGATCGAGCAGCAGCCGCGCCCGGCTCCGCTCCAGGGCCCCGAAGGCCCGGCAGCCCGCGAGCGCGGCCGCCAGCACGGGAACCCCGACGAAGGTGATCAGCAGCCCGGCGCTCAGCGAGACCGTCGTCACCGCGAAGGTGAAGAAGATGATGCTGACCGGCAGGCTCAGCATCACGTACCAGAACTCGCGCCACGTCCGCCCCTCGAACGGCGCGCGCAGCGCCGACGGCACGATACGACGGCGCTCGACGTGCCCTTCGTACCGCTGCATTCGATCTTCCGTTGCCATCGGGTTCGTTCCTTCTGCGAGGCGGGCTCCGGTCATGCACCCAGGATGCTTCTCCGCCGGACCTGCCCACCATGGTGTTCGGGGGCCTCTTCAAAGGGGGGTTATCCCCACCCTGCCACCGGACCGGCCCTATCCCCGCCCACCCGACGCCCTGCCGGTGCCACCCGCGGCCGGCATCGCGTCCCGGTCGCGCCACGGGATCTCCACCGTCACCGTCGTCGGACCGCCCACCGGGGACTCCAGCACGAACAGCCCGTCCACCGCCCCCAGCCGCTCCGCGAGCCCCGCCATGCCCGTCCCCCCGTCCAGCCGGGCACCGCCCTTCCCGTCATCCGTGACCTGGAGCATCATCCGCCCCTCCACTCGCCATACATCGACCCCCGCCTGCCGTGCCCCGGAGTGCTTGCTGACGTTCTGCAGCAGCTCCGAGACGGTGAAGTAGGCGATTCCTTCGATCGCCGCCGCGGGCCGCTCCGCAAGCTCGACCGAGACCGACACCGGGACGGTGCAGCGGGAGGCGACGGAGGAGAGCGCGGCGTCGAGTCCGCGGTCGGTGAGGACGGCCGGGTGGATGCCGCGGGCCAGATCGCGCAGCTCCTGGAGGGCGAGTTTGACCTCGCCGTGGGCCTCGTCGACCATCACCGCCGCGGCGTCCGGGTCCTCCAGCAGCTTCTCCTTCGCCAGCCCCAGCCCCATCGCGAGTGCCACCAGCCTGGCCTGGGCGCCGTCGTGCAGATCGCGTTCGATCCGGCGCAGGTCCGCGGCGGCGGTGTCGACCACGATCCCCCGGTCCGACTCCAGCTCGGCGATCCGCCGCTCCAGCTCGTCGGAGGGCGAGAGCAGCCCCCGTACCATCACGCGGTCGGCGTTCCCCATCCCGCGGGCGAGATGGCCGAGCGCGGGCCAGAGCAGGACGACCCCCAGCAGCGTGATCACGAACGTCACCACGCCCCAGGGCAGCCGTATCAGGCAGTACAGCACCGCGCGCCAGCCGACCGGATCCTTCAGGGCCGCCCACAGCCGGCCGAAGAACCCGTCGTCCGGGTGCGCGCCGCGCAGCGGGCTGGGCTCGTCGACCCGTACCCCCAGCAGACGGCGCGCCCTCGCCCGCTCCGATCTGCCGATCAGCCGCGCCCCGGCCAGCCCCGTCGCCAGCACCGGGAGTCCGATCACGGTCAGGGAGAGTGCCGTGCCCACCAGGATCGTGACGATCACGTAAACGAAATGCAGCAGCGACAGCGGCAGATTGGCGAGGAGATGGACGACCTCCTTCCAGGTGCGCGCGTCATAGGCGAAGCCCGGGGACGGCAGCCGCTCCGGGCCGTGCCCGGGCCCGTCCTGCGACCACCTGTCCTGCGGCCTGTCCTTCGGTCCGTCCTTCGACCTGTCCTGCGGGCCGGACGAAGCGGGCCGGGCCCTGCGGCCCCACCCACGGGCGGCCACCGGGCGCCCCTTTTCGGGGCGGGGCGCGAAATCGCCGGAAGACCCCTGCTCAGGGCCTCCGGCCGGGTGGGATGCGAGATGTCCGGCAGTCATACCCGTCAGCCTGCCCGGCCGGGCAGCCCGGCGCCATGAGGGTAGGTCGCCGGATACCGGTAGGGATAACCCCACCCTTGGCCGACGCGACTGCTTACGTTGCTTTTAACAGGGCCTAGACTCCCGTGCGTACGGAACGTGGTTTCCGCGTGCTTTCACAGTGGACGAGGTCAGGGAGCGAGGGCAGAGGTGCCGGAACCGACCGTGGCCGGACTCGCGGCGGAGCGGGCCGACGACTACTTCGCCGGTTACTCGGTAGTCGGGTTGCTCGCGCTGATCGGCGTGATCTTCGTGGCCGTTGCCTTCGGCGCGGGACGCCTGCTGCGGCCCGTCGTCCCGACTCCGGAGAAACTGCTCACCTACGAATGCGGAGTCGACCCCGTCGGCGAGGGCTGGGCCCACACCCAGGTCCGCTACTACGTCTACGCGTTCCTCTATGTGATCTTCGCCGTCGATTCGATCTTCCTGTTCCCCTGGGCCACGGTCTTCGCCGCGGCGGGGTACGGCGCGACGACCCTCGTGGAAATGTTCATCTTCCTCGGCTTCCTTGCCGTGGGCCTGCTGTACGCATGGAAGAAGGGCGTCCTGACATGGACGTGACCCCGCCCCCCTCCGGTGCACCGGAACCCTCCGGAACACCGGAAACCTCCGGAACACCGGGATCAACGGGCACACCGGGATCCTCCGGCACACCGGAATCCTCGGGTCCGTCGGAACTCCCCGGTCCGCCGGAGCCTTCCGGCGACCGGCCGGATCCGGTCCTCCTCCCGGAGCCCAAGCGGCTGGGGGTCCTCTCCCGTCTCGCCCCGGAACCGATGAAGGTCGTCCTGAACTGGGGCCGCCGCTACAGCCTCTGGGTCTTCAACTTCGGGCTCGCCTGCTGCGCGATCGAGTTCATCGCCGCGTCGATGTCCCGCCACGACTTCATCCGGCTCGGTGTGATCCCCTTCGCACCCGGCCCCCGCCAGGCCGATCTGATGATCGTCTCGGGCACGGTGACGGACAAGATGGCCCCGGCCGTGAAGCGGCTGTACGAGCAGATGCCCGAGCCCAAGTACGTCATCTCCTTCGGCGCCTGCTCCAACTGCGGCGGCCCGTACTGGGACTCGTACGCGGTCACCAAGGGCGTCGACCAGATCATCCCCGTCGATGTGTACGTGCCCGGCTGCCCGCCGCGGCCCGAGGCGCTGCTCCAGGGCATCCTGAAGCTCCAGGAGAAGATCGCCCAGGAGTCGCTCGGCGAGCGGTACGCCGAGAAGGGCCCGGCCCGGCCCTCCGCGGCCCAACTGGGCAGCACGCTGGTCGCCCCGCCCGCGCCGGGTGCACCGTCCGTGCCCGGTGCAGCGGAAGGCGGTGCCTCGTGACCGCCGCATACGACCGCCTCCCCGACGCGGCCGCCGTGACGGAGCTGTTCGGGCCCGAGGCCACCGCCGAATCCGCGTACGACCTGCTCACCGTCGACGTACCGGCCGCATCGTGGCTCGACGCCCTCGAAACCGCCCGCTCCACCCTGGGCTGCACGTACTTCGACTGGCTGAGCGCCGTCGACGAGCCCGGCACCGGCTTCCGGGTCTGCGCGCACGTCGCGGCCCTCCCGGAGGCGCCCGGCGGCCGGGTCCGGCGGTTGCTGCTGCGCACGACGGTCCCGCACGAGGATCCCGTACTGCCCTCCGCCGTGGGGGTGTACGCGGGCACGGAATGGCACGAGCGCGAGACGCACGAGATGTTCGGCGTCGGCTTCACCGGCCATCCGCACCTCGCCCCGCTGCTGCTGCCCGACGGCTTCGAAGGCCATCCGCTGCGCAAGGACTTCGTCCTCGCGGCCCGGGTCGTCAAGGCCTGGCCGGGTGCCAAGGAGCCGGGCGAGTCCGGAGCCGGGCACGGCGGCCCCAAGCGGCGGCAGATGCTGCCGCCGGGCGTCCCCGACCCCAATGAGTGGGGCCCGCTCAAGGGCCAGTTGCCCCCGGCCCCGGCCCGCCCCGCCCGTACACCCCGTACGGCGGCGGCAGCCGGTGACCGGCCCGTACGGCGCACCCGCACGGCCGGTGAGGGCTCGGCGAGCCAGGCACCGGGCGCGGCCGAGGGCCCGGCGGTCCCGCGCCGTGCGCGCAGTGCGAGTGAGGGCTCCGCAAGCCGGCCCACGCCGCCGGAGGCGTCCGCTCCGGAGACCGCGTCCCGCCCGCCGCGCCGGTCGCGCAGCGCGAGCGACGGCTCCGTCAGCCAGTCCCCGGACGGCGGTACGGAAGCCTCCGCTGCCACCGGCGACGGCACCGGCGACAGCGGTACGGACGCCACCGCACCCCCCTCCGCCGGACCCACGGACCCCGCCCCGGCCCCCGGTACCGGCCCCGACCGGACCACGGAGGACACCAGTACGGAGCAGGCCCGCCGCCCCCGTGCCACGGACGCCCCCTGGCACCACGCACGCCCCGCCTTCGACGACACCGCGGCCGCGGACGCCCCGGAACCCGGCGCCCGTACGACTCCGGAACCAAAGCCGAAACCGGAACCGAAACCGGAACCGAAACCGGAACCGGAACCAAAGCCGGAAACGGAACCGGAATTCGGGCCGGGCGCCGCAGCGGCGACGGAAGCCGCCCCGCCCGCCGGATCCGGCACGGGCCCCGAGACCCCGGCACCCGAACCGCAGGACGGGCCCACCGGCGAAGCGCCCGGCACCGGAAGCGCCGACGACGCGCCCCGTGCCGAACCGCGGCCCCCCGCGGCCCCGGAAGCTCCCCGTACCCCCTCCCGTAAACCCACTCCACCGCACCGGACCGCACCCGACGAGGGCGACGGGCCCGACGACACCGCCGGAGGCGACCCCGCGTGAACGACGCCCTCGACGTCGCCGTCCGCCTGCTGGTCGTCTTCGTCGTCTTTCTGACCTTCCCGCTGATCATCGGACAGACCGAGCACAAGGTCATGGCGCATATGCAGGGCCGTCTCGGTCCCATGTACGCCGGTGGCTTCCACGGCTGGGCCCAGCTCGTCGCCGACGGCGTGAAGTTCGCGCAGAAGGAGGACGTGGTCCCGGCCGGTGCCGACCGCCGGATCTTCCAGCTCGCGCCCGCCGTCGCCCTGCTGCCCTACCTCCTCGTCCTCGTCGCGATCCCGATCGGCCCCGGCGAAGGCGCGGTCGGCCAGGTCGTCGACGCGGGCATCTTCTTCGTCCTCGCGATCATGGGCGTCGGGGTCCTCGGGTCGCTGATGGCGGGCTGGGCCTCGGCCAATAAGTTCTCCCTCCTCGGCGGGCTGCGCACCGCCGCCCAGCTGCTCGCCTACGAACTGCCGATGCTGCTCGCGGCAGCGTCCGTCGCCATGGCGGCGGGCACGGTCTCCCTCCCCGGCATCCTGGACGCCTTCGAGTGGTGGTGGCTGCCCTGGCAGATCATGGGCGCCGTCGTCTTCTTCGTCGCCGGTCTCGCCGAACTCCAGCGCCCTCCCTTCGATATGCCGGTCGCCGACTCGGAGATCATCTTCGGGGCGTACACCGAGTACACCGGGCTGCGGTTCGCACTCTTCCTCCTCGCCGAGTACGCGGGGATCGTGGTGCTCTGCGGACTGACCACCGTCCTCTTCCTCGGCGGCTGGCACGGCCCGATGGGCGCCGACGGACTCGGCTGGGTCTGGACCCTGCTCAAGACCGCGGTCCTGGCGTTCGTCGTGATCTGGCTCCGGGTGTCCTATCCCCGGATGCGGGAGGACCAGCTCCAGCGGCTCGCCTGGACCGTCCTCGTCCCCCTCGCCCTCGCCCAGATCGCCCTCACGGGCATCGTGAAGGTGGTGATCTGACCGTGCCCCCGATCCCCGGCTCGGGCCTGGCCAAGGGCCTCGCCGTGACCCTGCGCACGATGATGCGGAAGTCCGTCACCGCGCAGTATCCGGAAGTCCAGCCCGATCTGCCGCCCCGTACCCGCGGTGTGATCGGCCTGTTCGAGGAGAACTGCACGGTCTGCATGCTGTGCGCCCGGGAGTGCCCCGACTGGTGCATCTACATCGACTCCCACAAGGAGACGATCCCGGCGGCCGCGCCCGGCGGCCGTGAGCGCAGCCGCAACGTCCTCGACCGCTTCGCCATCGACTTCTCCCTCTGCATGTACTGCGGTATCTGCATCGAGGTGTGTCCTTTCGACGCGCTGTTCTGGTCGCCGGAGTTCGAGTACGCGGAGACCGACATCCGCGAACTCACCCACGAGCGCGACAAGCTCCGCGAGTGGATGTGGACGGTGCCGGCGCCGCCTGCCCTCGACCCTGCGGCCGAGGAGCCCAAGGAGATCGCGGCGGCCCGTAAGACGGTCGAGAAGCAGGCCGCTTCCCGCGCGCAGGAGACCACCACTCCCGGCCCCGCTCCCGAAACCGGCCCCGGCCCCGGCCGCGGCGAAACCGGCCCCGACCGTCCCACCGGCCCCGACCGCCCCGCCGGTCCCGGATCCGCCGGACCGGCCACCGCGCCGCCCGGCGAAGGAGGCACGGAATGATCCCGCTCGCCGCCGCCGCACCCCAGGGCTTCCTCTCGCCCACCGGCGTCGAGATCGCCTTCCTCCTCGTCGGTCTGGTGACCCTCGGCGCCGCCGTCATGACCGTCACCACCCGCCAACTGATCCACGCCGCCCTCTGGCTCGTCGTCGCCCTCGGCGGCCTCGCCATCGAGTACCTGCTGCTGACGGCCGAGTTCATCGCCTGGGTGCAGGTCCTCATCTACGTCGGTTCCGTCGTCGTCCTCCTCCTCTTCGGACTGATGCTCACCAAGGCCCCGATCGGGCGCTCCCCGGACGCCGACTCGGGCAACCGGGCAGTGGCCGTCGGCGTCGCCGGAATCGCTGCGGTCGCCCTGGTCTGGGTGGTCGTGGACGCCTTCCGCACCACGTGGATCGACCTCGACGGCCCCGCCCAGGGCTCCACGGCGACTGCGGGCGAGATCCTCTTCCGGCACTGGGTGCTCCCCTTCGAAGCCCTGTCCGTCCTGCTCCTCGCGGCCCTCGTCGGCGCGATCGTCCTGTCCCGCAGGCACAGCGACGACACCACCAACACCGGCGGCACCGGCACCAGCACCGGCACCGGCAACACGGGCGGCACCAGCGCCACCGGCCCCACCCGCGCTGCGAGGGACACCGCTCCCGGCCCCAAGTCCCCGCCCGCGGCCGGGACCCCGCGCCGCCGCGCCGACGGATCCGCCACCGGCCCGGTGACCGAGGGGGAGAACTGATGCATCTCGCCTACCCCGCCGTGCTCTCCGTCCTCCTCTTCTGCATCGGCATCTACGGCGTCCTCGCCCGCCGCAACGCGATCCTCGTCCTGATGTCCGTCGAGCTGATGCTCAACGCCGTCAACCTCAACCTGGTCGCCTTCGACGTCTGGCTCCGCGACACCCTCCACTCCGGTCAGGCCCTCGCCCTCTTCACCATCGCCATCGCGGCCGCCGAGATCGGCATCGGCCTGGCGATCGTGCTGATGGTCTACCGCAACCGCGGCTCGTCCGACATCGACCGGCTCCGCGACACCGCCGAGCACCCCGACGGCCCCGACGATTCCGGGTACGACCCCGACCATCCCGACGCGGCCGCCGCCGCCGATGTCCCGGCGACGCAGAAGGCCGAGGCCACCGCGTGACCACCATCGCCCTCGCCGTCCTCGTCCCCCTTCTGCCCTTCCTCGGGGCCGTCGCCGGATTGCTGCTCGGACGCACCGCCCCCGGCTTCGTCCGCCCGCTGGCCGTGCTGCCGACTCTGGCCGCGGCAGCCCTCGCGGCCGTCGTCGCCGTCCGGCAGGGCGGCGGGGAACCGATCTCCGCGGCGACCCGGCTCACCCCCACCGGCTCCGTCCCCATCGACCTCGCCCTCTACCTCGACGGCTTCGCGGTCCTCGTCGCCGTCCTCGTCGGGGTCGTGGCGTCCTGCGTGCAGATCTACTCGACCGCCTATCTGCGCGACGACCCCCGCTACCCCTCCTACGCCGCGCTGGTCTCCCTCTTCACCTCCGCGATGCTGCTCGTCGTCTACTCCGGCGACCTGATGGTGCTCCTGGTCGGCTGGGAGATCATGGGCATCTGCTCGTACTTCCTCGTCGGCCACTACTGGGAGACACCCGAAGCACGGGCCGCGTCCCTGAAGGCCTTCCTGGTCACCAAGCTCGGCGACGTCCCCTTCCTGATCGGTCTGTTCGCCCTCGCCACCGACGCGGGCACCTTCCGGATCACCGGCATCCTGGACACCGTCGCCACCGGCGGCCTGGACCACCCCACCCTGGTGGCGCTGCTGCTCCTCGCCGGCGTCGCGGGCAAGTCCGCGCAGTTCCCCCTGCACGTCTGGCTGCCCGACGCGATGGCGGGCCCGACCCCCGTCTCCGCACTGATCCACGCCGCGACGATGGTCGCCGCCGGTATCTACTTCATCGCCCGGCTCCTCCCCGTCTTCGCCGCCTCCGCCGCCGCGCTCACCGTGCTGGCCGTCATGGCCGCCGTCACCATGGTCGGCTCCGGTCTGGCCGCCCTCGCACAGGACGACATCAAACGCGTCCTCGCCTACTCGACCATCGGCCAGCTCGGATACATGGCGGGCGCCCTCGCCGTCGGCGACCGCGGCGCCGCCGTCTTCCACCTCCTGTC
Encoded proteins:
- a CDS encoding response regulator transcription factor — its product is MRVVIAEDSVLLREGLTRLLTDRGHDVVAGVGDGDALVKTVGDLAAAGTLPDVVVADVRMPPTHTDEGVRAAVRLRRDHPGIGVLVLSQYVEERYATELLAGSSRGVGYLLKDRVAEVREFVDAVVRVAGGGTALDPEVVAQLLGRSRKQDVLVRLTPREREVLGLMAEGRTNSAIAKQLVVSEGAVEKHVSNIFQKLGLSPSDGDHRRVLAVLTYLNS
- a CDS encoding sensor histidine kinase; protein product: MATEDRMQRYEGHVERRRIVPSALRAPFEGRTWREFWYVMLSLPVSIIFFTFAVTTVSLSAGLLITFVGVPVLAAALAGCRAFGALERSRARLLLDLDVDSPEPLRPRSNGLMSWIGAVLKSGSSWRHLLYSLLHFPWAVTSFTVVLTAWLTGWSLLLYPLWRWMFPTYWDQPGIMIYGDGKDTELFLDTPFEMAATSVAGLATVLVTAWLIRGFAYVDRIMVSGLLGPSKLAERVVELESDRGIVVDTAAADLRRIERDLHDGAQARLVALAMDLGLAKEKLLEDPDAAAAMVDEAHGEVKIALQELRDLARGIHPAVLTDRGLDAALSSVASRCTVPVSVDVDLDSRPAAAIEGIAYFTVSELLQNVSKHSRARKATVEVWRSENRLMIQVGDDGQGGADVTAGSGLAGLAERLDSVDGVLAVDSPVGGPTTVTAELPWRG
- a CDS encoding sensor histidine kinase; its protein translation is MAARGWGRRARPASSGPQDRSKDGPKDRPQDRWSQDGPGHGPERLPSPGFAYDARTWKEVVHLLANLPLSLLHFVYVIVTILVGTALSLTVIGLPVLATGLAGARLIGRSERARARRLLGVRVDEPSPLRGAHPDDGFFGRLWAALKDPVGWRAVLYCLIRLPWGVVTFVITLLGVVLLWPALGHLARGMGNADRVMVRGLLSPSDELERRIAELESDRGIVVDTAAADLRRIERDLHDGAQARLVALAMGLGLAKEKLLEDPDAAAVMVDEAHGEVKLALQELRDLARGIHPAVLTDRGLDAALSSVASRCTVPVSVSVELAERPAAAIEGIAYFTVSELLQNVSKHSGARQAGVDVWRVEGRMMLQVTDDGKGGARLDGGTGMAGLAERLGAVDGLFVLESPVGGPTTVTVEIPWRDRDAMPAAGGTGRASGGRG
- a CDS encoding 2-oxoacid:ferredoxin oxidoreductase subunit beta; its protein translation is MTETAAHPATAPAAPAAAGAVPPGTGAASGLLSLVPKAEAKQSMKDFKSDQEVRWCPGCGDYAILAAVQGFMPELGLAKENIVFVSGIGCSSRFPYYMNTYGMHSIHGRAPAIATGLSSSRRDLSVWVVTGDGDALSIGGNHLIHALRRNVNLKILLFNNRIYGLTKGQYSPTSEVGKITKSTPMGSLDAPFNPVSLALGAEATFVARTVDSDRKHLTSVLRAAADHEGTALVEIYQNCNIFNDGAFEVLKDKQQAEEAVIRLEHGEPIRFGADGAKGVVRNQTTGDLEVVEVTPENESRILVHDAHSASPTTAFALSRLADADTLHHTPIGVLRSVRRPVYDTLMADQLDQAVEQRGKGDLASLLAGNDTWTVVG
- a CDS encoding 2-oxoacid:acceptor oxidoreductase subunit alpha, which produces MTSQVSSPAEHADEADGVSGAGDATEAVVGGPRASAAGAGSAPAGGEGVAPVKEVRKLDRVIIRFAGDSGDGMQLTGDRFTSETASFGNDLSTLPNFPAEIRAPAGTLPGVSSFQLHFADHDILTPGDAPNVLVAMNPAALKANLADVPRGGEIIVNTDEFAKRAMAKVGYEASPLEDGTLDAYNVHPVPLTTLTIEALKDFGLSRKEAERSKNMFALGLLSWMYHRPTEGTESFLRTKFAKKPQIAEANIAAFRAGWNFGETTEDFAVSYEVAPATKAFPTGTYRNISGNLALSLGLIAAARQADLPLYLGSYPITPASDILHELSKHKNFGVRTFQAEDEIAGIGAALGAAFGGSLAVTTTSGPGVALKSETIGLAVSLELPLLIVDIQRGGPSTGLPTKTEQADLLQAMYGRNGEAPVPVVAPRTPADCFDAAIDAARIALAYRTPVFLLSDGYLANGSEPWRVPEPDELPDLRVRFATGPNHELADGTEVFWPYKRDPETLARPWAVPGTPGLEHRIGGIEKQDGTGNISYDPANHDFMVRTRQAKIDGVAVPDLEVDDPDGATTLVLGWGSTYGPITAAVRRLRAAGEPIAQAHLRHLNPFPGNLGEVLGRYRKVVVPEMNLGQLATLIRAKYLVDAHSFNQVNGMPFKAEQLATVLKEAIDD